The genomic region GATGTTCAGGGCCAGCACGCCCAGGTTGTCCTGGGTGGCCTCGGCGCGCAGCTCCGAATCCGTGAGCGTGATGCGGTGTTCGATCATGCGTGCTCCTTGAAAGGGGGCGGACCCTCCAGCCCGCCCCCTGGTTGAGGGTTAGCCGCCTAGTCGGTGGCGCACTTGGAGCACTTGGCCGCGCTCTTCTCGCCCGGCATCACGAACGTGGCCTCCACCACGGACTGGCACTTGATGGAGTCGCCGGTCTTGGCCAGCTCCACGCACTTGAACGGGCGCAGGGTGGCCACGGAGCAGCGGTCGGGGGCGTAGACGGTGACGCGGTCGTACTTGGTGCCGGAGTCGTCGTCCTTGGCCAGGTAGCGGTCGATGGTCACCTTCATGCGCCCGAAGGGGGTCTCCAGCACCATCACGGCCATCACCAGGGTCTGCTCCGAGGCGTTGGTGTTCACCGTGATGCGCCCGGCCTGGTTCCAGTTGGCCACCTTGCCGACAAACCGCCCAAGTCGGATTGACACCAGCCAAAACTCAGCATAAAATCTGAATTCTGTATATTTAGAGTAAAATTTGTTTCGGATGACATGTACGCATGCATGCTGCCCATGACACATGCACATGGAGAAACATATGTTCATCCCCTGGCGTATTGTTCGCGAAGAATCTAAGTACTTGCTTGGTGGCACAGTATACGCTTTGGCCCTCATCCTTATAATACATGTAGGCAGGCTTTTTTTTTATTAATGCAAGCACAGTAGCTCAAAAAAGCGAGACAACTTCTGTGTCGACAGAGCCCCCTGACCACGATCAAATTTTTATTCGAAGATATTGGGCAACGGCTACTGTTTTTGCAACGGTATTGTTCGTCTTGTCTATATGCCTTAGAATTTACACTGGAGGGTGCCATGAATAACTACTCGCGCTACATTCTACATAATAAATCGGCGCTTGTCGGAATGGTGCTGGCCTCATTCTATTTTGGCTTCATATTTCCTTGTCTGATCAATAAATAGTGCCAGGCCCGGAACTGTTTAAAGATCCGGGCCTTTTCATCACTGATCCTTATGAGGATTCATGTAGTGCCACCCGTCGTGCGACAAGCTATCTGCCCAACTACTTGCCGCATACGCCAATCCCTGCGCATACCTATCAGGCAATCTTAGCATCTTTGACCCTATTTTCACCGCATTTCCCACCCCCTTGGCAATCTCACCGCCCATGTACCCATGCAGAAAATCCGTTGCCGAATCCGCTACCGGCTTCACATCTGGATGCGGCGGCGGCGCATCGTGGCGGTGGTCAAACTCGGGCCCCATGCTCGGCGTATCCGGCGTATTGTGCCACTCTTCACGCTTTTTTAGGTAGGCTTGACGCTTTTGGTTGCTCACGTCTGATTCCAATCGTTGCGCATTGATCCTCGCCGCTTCGTCAGGAGCGATCCTTACCGTTGCCTCCGGTATCTCGCCGTACTCTCGGTACGTTTCTCCTTCGCTCTTGTGGTAGATGTGGCCGCCGAACGAGAAGTCGTCCTGGCCGTAGACTTTGTTGATGGCCTCGTCGTTCATCTTGAAACTCGGATCGTCGATACGCTCTGGCATGATGCTTCTCCTTTAGAGATCGTTAGAGGTTGAAGTCATACAGCCCTTCCCATCCGGCGTCGCAACGCCGCACGAGACCACCTTGCCGCCTGTAACAAGCGTATTGTTGGCCGTGTCGTCGCAGGCCTTGAAT from Fundidesulfovibrio magnetotacticus harbors:
- a CDS encoding SU10 major capsid protein → MSIRLGRFVGKVANWNQAGRITVNTNASEQTLVMAVMVLETPFGRMKVTIDRYLAKDDDSGTKYDRVTVYAPDRCSVATLRPFKCVELAKTGDSIKCQSVVEATFVMPGEKSAAKCSKCATD